In a single window of the Serratia quinivorans genome:
- the ilvE gene encoding Branched-chain-amino-acid aminotransferase: MTKKADYIWFNGEMVPWADAKVHVMSHALHYGTSVFEGVRCYDSHKGPVVFRHREHMQRLHDSAKIYRMPVSQSVDELMEACRATLRKNNLGSAYIRPLVFVGDVGMGVNPPEGYKTDVIIAAFPWGAYLGEEALDQGIDAMVSSWHRVAPNTIPTAAKAGGNYLSSLLVGSEARRHGYQEGIALDVHGYISEGAGENLFEVKDGVLFTPPFTSSALPGITRDAIIKLAKDMGFEVREQVLSRESLYLADEVFMSGTAAEITPVRSVDGIKVGIGKCGPVTKQIQQAFFGLFTGKTEDKYGWLDPVNP, encoded by the coding sequence ATGACGAAGAAAGCCGATTACATTTGGTTCAATGGTGAGATGGTTCCTTGGGCTGACGCCAAAGTACACGTGATGTCGCATGCGTTGCACTACGGCACTTCGGTGTTTGAAGGAGTCCGTTGCTACGACTCCCATAAAGGCCCGGTGGTGTTCCGTCACCGTGAGCATATGCAGCGCCTGCATGACTCGGCAAAAATCTACCGTATGCCGGTGTCGCAAAGCGTTGATGAACTGATGGAAGCCTGTCGCGCCACGCTGCGTAAAAACAATCTGGGCAGCGCTTATATTCGCCCGTTGGTGTTTGTCGGTGACGTCGGCATGGGGGTTAACCCTCCGGAAGGTTACAAAACAGACGTGATTATCGCGGCGTTTCCTTGGGGCGCGTACCTGGGTGAAGAGGCGCTGGATCAAGGTATCGATGCGATGGTTTCGTCCTGGCACCGCGTGGCACCAAACACCATCCCAACCGCGGCCAAGGCCGGCGGTAACTATCTTTCCTCCCTGCTGGTGGGCAGTGAAGCGCGCCGCCACGGTTATCAGGAAGGGATCGCGCTGGATGTGCACGGCTATATTTCCGAAGGCGCAGGTGAAAACCTGTTTGAAGTGAAAGACGGCGTGCTGTTCACCCCGCCGTTTACCTCTTCCGCGCTGCCGGGTATCACCCGCGATGCCATCATCAAGCTGGCGAAAGACATGGGCTTCGAAGTGCGTGAGCAAGTGCTGTCGCGCGAGTCGCTGTATCTGGCCGATGAAGTGTTCATGTCCGGTACCGCCGCAGAAATTACCCCGGTTCGCAGCGTTGACGGCATCAAGGTCGGCATTGGTAAATGCGGCCCGGTGACCAAACAGATCCAACAGGCGTTCTTTGGCCTGTTTACCGGCAAGACCGAAGACAAATATGGTTGGCTGGATCCGGTAAATCCATAA
- the nanT gene encoding Sialic acid permease, which produces MFGWTPLQRNAAIASFSSWTLDAFDFFVLVFLLSDIAQSFHVGMEEVTLAILLTLAVRPIGALIFGRAAEKYGRKPILMLNIVFFSIFELLSAAAPSLTVFLLLRVLYGVAMGGIWGVASSLALETIPDRSRGLMSGIFQAGYPFGYLLAAVVYGLLFEVIGWRGMFVIGAAPILLLPFIYYCVQESPVWLAARERKESSALLPVLKSHWKLCGYLVLLMAAFNFFSHGTQDMYPVFLKVQHGFDPKTVSIIAISYNIASIIGGVFFGALSEKIGRRKAIIIAALLALPVIPLWAFSSGSLMLGIGAFLMQFMVQGAWGVIPTYLTELVPANTRAVLPGFVYQLGNLIASVNATLQATIAEHHGHNYGLAMAIIAGTVAIVIALLVFFGKDTRGKAISGEVNSSGVQANV; this is translated from the coding sequence ATGTTTGGTTGGACCCCGCTGCAACGCAATGCAGCTATCGCCAGCTTTTCAAGCTGGACGCTTGATGCTTTCGATTTTTTCGTGCTGGTCTTTCTGCTCAGCGATATCGCGCAATCTTTCCATGTCGGCATGGAGGAGGTGACGCTGGCTATCTTGCTGACGCTGGCGGTGCGACCGATTGGTGCACTGATCTTCGGCCGGGCGGCGGAAAAATACGGCCGCAAACCGATTTTGATGCTGAATATCGTGTTCTTCTCGATCTTTGAACTGTTGTCCGCAGCGGCGCCGTCGTTGACGGTATTCCTGTTACTGCGGGTGCTGTACGGCGTGGCGATGGGCGGGATCTGGGGCGTCGCGTCGTCGCTGGCGCTGGAGACCATTCCGGATCGCTCGCGTGGCCTGATGTCGGGGATTTTCCAGGCCGGTTACCCGTTCGGTTATCTATTGGCGGCGGTGGTGTATGGCCTGCTGTTTGAGGTGATTGGCTGGCGCGGCATGTTTGTGATCGGGGCGGCACCAATTTTACTGCTGCCGTTTATTTACTACTGCGTGCAGGAGTCGCCGGTGTGGTTGGCGGCGCGTGAACGCAAGGAAAGCAGCGCCCTGCTGCCGGTGCTTAAGAGCCACTGGAAGCTGTGCGGCTATCTGGTGTTACTGATGGCGGCATTCAATTTCTTCTCGCACGGCACCCAGGATATGTATCCGGTGTTTTTGAAAGTTCAGCACGGTTTCGATCCTAAAACCGTCAGTATCATCGCCATTAGCTACAATATCGCGTCAATTATCGGCGGTGTTTTCTTCGGTGCGCTATCGGAAAAAATCGGCCGCCGGAAGGCAATTATCATCGCCGCGTTATTGGCCTTGCCGGTGATCCCGCTGTGGGCATTTTCCAGCGGCTCGTTGATGCTGGGGATTGGCGCCTTCCTGATGCAGTTCATGGTGCAGGGCGCCTGGGGCGTGATACCGACTTATCTCACCGAACTGGTGCCGGCCAATACCCGTGCGGTGCTGCCAGGGTTTGTTTACCAGTTGGGTAACCTGATTGCTTCGGTCAACGCTACGCTGCAGGCGACCATCGCCGAACATCACGGCCATAATTATGGCCTGGCGATGGCGATTATTGCCGGCACGGTGGCGATTGTTATTGCGCTACTGGTGTTCTTTGGCAAGGACACGCGCGGCAAGGCAATCTCGGGTGAGGTTAACTCTTCGGGCGTGCAGGCTAACGTTTGA
- the ilvC gene encoding Ketol-acid reductoisomerase, which produces MANYFNTLNLRQQLAQLGKCRFMAREEFADEAGYLKGKKVVIVGCGAQGLNQGLNMRDSGLDVAYALRKEAIDEKRPSWRKATENGFKVGTYEDLIPQADLVVNLTPDKQHTSVVRAVQPLMKDGAALGYSHGFNIVEVGEQVRKDITVVMVAPKCPGTEVREEYKRGFGVPTLIAVHPENDPKGEGMAIAKAWAAATGGHRAGVLESSFVAEVKSDLMGEQTILCGMLQAGSLLCFDKLVAEGTDPAYAEKLIQFGWETITEALKQGGITLMMDRLSNPAKLRAYALSEQLKEIMAPLFQKHMDDIISGAFSGGMMADWAEDDVKLLNWREETGKSAFENAPQFEGKISEQEYFDHGVLMVAMVKAGVELAFETMVDAGIIEESAYYESLHELPLIANTIARKRLYEMNVVISDTAEYGNYLFANAAVPLLKEFMTTLQAGDLGKSVAGTSVDNAQLRDVNEAVRNHPIESVGRKLRGYMTDMKRIAVAG; this is translated from the coding sequence ATGGCTAACTATTTCAACACCTTGAACCTGCGTCAGCAGTTGGCGCAATTGGGCAAGTGTCGCTTTATGGCACGTGAAGAATTTGCTGATGAAGCCGGCTACCTGAAAGGCAAAAAAGTGGTGATTGTCGGCTGTGGCGCGCAGGGGCTGAACCAGGGCCTGAACATGCGTGACTCTGGCCTGGACGTGGCCTATGCCCTGCGTAAGGAAGCCATCGACGAAAAACGTCCTTCATGGCGTAAAGCGACCGAAAACGGCTTCAAGGTAGGGACCTACGAAGATTTGATCCCACAGGCAGACCTGGTGGTTAACCTGACGCCGGACAAGCAGCATACCTCGGTCGTTCGTGCCGTACAGCCGCTGATGAAAGACGGTGCGGCGCTGGGCTACTCCCACGGTTTCAACATCGTAGAAGTGGGCGAGCAGGTGCGTAAAGACATCACCGTAGTGATGGTAGCGCCAAAATGTCCGGGCACCGAAGTGCGTGAAGAATACAAACGTGGTTTCGGCGTGCCGACTCTGATTGCGGTTCACCCGGAAAACGATCCGAAAGGCGAAGGCATGGCGATTGCCAAGGCCTGGGCAGCGGCGACCGGCGGCCACCGTGCGGGCGTACTGGAATCTTCCTTCGTTGCCGAAGTGAAATCAGACCTGATGGGCGAGCAGACCATTCTGTGCGGCATGCTGCAGGCGGGTTCGCTGCTGTGCTTCGACAAACTGGTTGCTGAAGGAACTGACCCGGCTTATGCAGAAAAACTGATCCAGTTCGGCTGGGAAACCATCACCGAAGCGCTGAAGCAGGGTGGCATCACCCTGATGATGGATCGCCTGTCCAACCCGGCCAAACTGCGTGCCTATGCGCTGTCTGAGCAACTGAAAGAGATCATGGCACCGCTGTTCCAGAAACACATGGACGACATCATCTCCGGCGCTTTCTCCGGTGGCATGATGGCTGACTGGGCAGAAGACGACGTGAAACTGCTGAACTGGCGTGAAGAGACCGGCAAATCGGCGTTCGAAAATGCGCCACAGTTCGAAGGTAAAATCAGCGAGCAGGAATACTTTGACCATGGCGTGTTGATGGTAGCCATGGTGAAAGCCGGTGTTGAGCTGGCATTCGAAACCATGGTTGACGCGGGTATCATCGAAGAATCCGCTTACTACGAATCACTGCACGAGCTGCCGCTGATCGCCAACACCATTGCGCGTAAGCGTCTGTACGAAATGAACGTGGTTATCTCTGATACCGCAGAATACGGCAACTACCTGTTCGCCAACGCGGCAGTGCCGCTGCTGAAAGAGTTCATGACCACCCTGCAGGCGGGTGACCTGGGCAAATCCGTGGCCGGTACTTCGGTAGACAACGCGCAACTGCGTGACGTGAACGAAGCGGTACGTAATCACCCGATCGAATCCGTTGGCCGCAAGCTGCGCGGGTATATGACCGATATGAAACGCATCGCGGTAGCAGGCTAA
- the hcaR_2 gene encoding Hca operon transcriptional activator, which yields MDLRDLKLFLHLAESHHFGRTAKAMHVSPSTLSRQIQRLEEILGQPLFLRDNRTVQLTDAGEQLKDFAQQTLLQYQQLKHSLGQHGPSLSGELRLFCSVTAAYSHLPPILDRFRAQHPLVEIKLTTGDAADAVDKVQSNEADLGIAGRPETLPTSVAFTKIGEIPLVLIAPALPCAVRSQAFAEQPDWANIPFILPEHGPSRKRIELWFRRQRIANPLIYATVGGHEAIVSMVALGCGIALIPGVVVENSPEPVRNRISQLENISMVEPFELGVCVQKKRLSDPLIDAFWRLLS from the coding sequence ATGGATTTGCGTGATTTAAAGCTATTCCTCCATCTGGCTGAAAGCCATCACTTTGGCCGCACCGCCAAGGCGATGCACGTCAGTCCTTCGACGCTGTCCCGCCAGATCCAACGGCTGGAAGAGATCCTCGGGCAGCCGCTGTTTTTGCGCGATAACCGCACCGTGCAGCTCACCGATGCCGGTGAACAGTTAAAAGATTTTGCCCAGCAGACGCTGCTGCAGTACCAGCAACTGAAGCATTCTCTGGGCCAACATGGCCCTTCGCTAAGCGGCGAATTACGGCTGTTTTGCTCGGTTACCGCCGCCTACAGCCACCTGCCGCCGATCCTCGATCGCTTCCGCGCACAGCATCCACTGGTAGAAATAAAACTGACCACCGGTGACGCCGCCGATGCGGTCGACAAAGTGCAGTCCAACGAAGCCGATCTCGGCATTGCCGGGCGGCCCGAAACCCTGCCCACCAGCGTGGCGTTCACTAAAATCGGTGAGATCCCGCTGGTGCTGATTGCTCCGGCGCTGCCCTGCGCGGTACGCAGCCAGGCGTTTGCCGAACAGCCCGACTGGGCCAATATTCCGTTTATCCTGCCGGAGCACGGCCCGTCGCGAAAACGCATCGAGCTGTGGTTCCGTCGCCAGCGCATCGCCAACCCGCTGATTTACGCCACCGTTGGCGGCCACGAGGCCATCGTTTCGATGGTGGCGCTGGGCTGCGGCATCGCGCTGATCCCCGGCGTGGTGGTGGAAAACAGCCCGGAGCCGGTGCGTAATCGCATCTCGCAACTGGAGAATATTTCCATGGTCGAGCCGTTCGAGCTGGGGGTCTGCGTGCAGAAAAAACGCCTCAGCGATCCGCTGATCGACGCTTTCTGGCGCTTACTTTCATAA
- the ilvA gene encoding L-threonine dehydratase biosynthetic IlvA, which yields MAVSQPLPDAPCGAEYLRAVLRSPVYEVAQVTPLQTMSKISSRLGNTILVKREDRQPVHSFKLRGAYAMIASLNEEQKARGVVTASAGNHAQGVAYSGKRLGIKTLIVMPVTTADIKVDAVRGFGGEVLLHGANFDEAKARAIELSLKQGMTFVPPFDHPTVIAGQGTLAMELLQQDAHLDRVFVPVGGGGLAAGVAVLIKQLMPQIKVIGVEAEDSACLRAALDAGHPVDLARVGLFAEGVAVKRIGDETFRLCREYLDDVITVDSDAICAAVKDLFEDVRAIAEPSGALALAGLKKYVQQHNIQGERLAHVLSGANLNFHGLRYVSERCELGEQREALLAVTIPEQKGSFLKFCQLLGGRSVTEFNYRYADADNACIFVGVRLTRGHAERLEIIDELQADGYQVVDLSDDEMAKLHVRYMVGGRPSKPLRERLYSFEFPESPGALLKFLQTLGTHWNISLFHYRSHGTDFGRVLAGFELSQTEPEFEQHLQALGYDCHDETDNPAFRFFLQG from the coding sequence ATGGCGGTATCGCAACCCCTACCCGACGCCCCCTGTGGCGCGGAGTATTTGCGAGCGGTGCTTCGCTCGCCGGTTTACGAGGTGGCTCAGGTCACTCCGTTACAGACCATGAGCAAAATCTCTTCGCGGCTCGGCAATACTATTTTGGTGAAGCGCGAAGATCGTCAGCCAGTACACAGCTTCAAGCTGCGTGGGGCCTACGCGATGATCGCCAGCCTGAACGAAGAGCAAAAGGCGCGCGGCGTGGTGACGGCTTCGGCCGGCAACCATGCGCAGGGCGTGGCCTATTCAGGCAAACGGCTGGGGATCAAAACGCTGATCGTGATGCCGGTGACCACCGCAGACATCAAAGTGGATGCGGTACGCGGCTTTGGTGGCGAGGTGCTGTTGCACGGTGCCAACTTTGATGAAGCCAAGGCCAGAGCGATAGAGCTTTCACTCAAGCAGGGCATGACCTTTGTGCCGCCGTTCGACCACCCAACGGTGATCGCCGGGCAGGGTACGCTGGCGATGGAACTGCTGCAGCAGGACGCTCATCTCGACCGGGTGTTTGTTCCGGTTGGCGGTGGCGGTCTGGCGGCGGGCGTGGCGGTATTGATCAAGCAACTGATGCCACAGATAAAAGTGATCGGCGTGGAGGCGGAAGACTCCGCCTGCCTGCGAGCGGCGCTGGATGCCGGACATCCGGTGGATCTGGCGCGTGTTGGGCTGTTTGCCGAAGGCGTGGCGGTAAAGCGCATCGGTGACGAAACCTTCCGCCTGTGTCGGGAATACCTGGACGACGTGATCACCGTCGACAGCGACGCTATCTGCGCCGCGGTCAAGGATCTGTTTGAAGACGTGCGTGCCATTGCCGAGCCGTCCGGTGCGCTGGCGCTGGCCGGGCTGAAAAAGTATGTGCAGCAGCACAATATTCAGGGCGAACGTCTGGCGCACGTGTTGTCCGGCGCCAACCTGAACTTCCACGGTTTGCGTTATGTGTCGGAACGCTGCGAACTGGGCGAACAACGCGAAGCCCTGTTGGCGGTCACCATTCCTGAGCAGAAAGGCAGCTTCCTGAAGTTTTGCCAACTGCTGGGCGGGCGCTCGGTCACCGAGTTCAACTACCGTTACGCCGATGCCGATAACGCCTGTATTTTCGTCGGTGTCCGCCTGACGCGCGGCCATGCCGAACGTCTGGAAATCATCGATGAACTGCAGGCCGATGGTTATCAGGTGGTGGATCTGTCCGACGATGAAATGGCCAAGCTGCACGTGCGTTATATGGTGGGGGGGCGTCCTTCGAAGCCGTTGCGCGAGCGTCTGTACAGCTTCGAATTCCCGGAGTCACCGGGCGCACTGCTGAAGTTCTTGCAGACGTTGGGCACCCATTGGAATATTTCACTGTTCCATTACCGCAGCCACGGCACCGATTTTGGCCGCGTGCTGGCCGGTTTTGAACTGTCGCAGACCGAACCCGAGTTTGAGCAGCACCTGCAGGCGCTGGGCTATGACTGCCACGATGAAACCGACAACCCGGCGTTCCGCTTCTTTTTGCAGGGTTGA
- the iolC_1 gene encoding 5-dehydro-2-deoxygluconokinase translates to MTTQNLAVIGECMIELSQKGADLSRGFGGDTLNTAVYIARQVAESTLQVHYVTALGTDSFSQEMLQAWQQEKVNTSLIQRLENKLPGLYVIETDATGERTFYYWRNDAAARYWLAGPQAENLCEQLAQFDYLYLSGISVAILDSASRSKLLALLRQCRANGGKVIFDNNYRPRLWQSREETQQVYREVLACTDIAFLTLDDEDLLWGKLPLEQVVQRTQQLGVTEIVIKRGADSCLVFSAEGSEFEIPAVRLPKEKVVDTTAAGDSFSAGYLAVRLTGGDAVQAAQRGHLTASTVIQHHGAIIPLAAMPQ, encoded by the coding sequence ATGACCACCCAAAATCTTGCCGTGATCGGCGAATGCATGATTGAACTGTCGCAGAAAGGCGCGGATCTGAGCCGCGGTTTTGGCGGCGATACGTTAAACACCGCCGTCTACATTGCCCGCCAGGTGGCGGAAAGCACGCTGCAGGTGCATTACGTGACCGCACTCGGCACCGACAGTTTCAGCCAGGAAATGCTGCAGGCGTGGCAGCAGGAAAAGGTCAACACCAGCCTGATACAACGGCTGGAGAACAAGCTGCCGGGGCTGTACGTGATTGAAACCGATGCCACCGGCGAACGCACCTTCTATTACTGGCGCAACGACGCTGCCGCTCGCTACTGGCTGGCTGGCCCACAGGCGGAGAATTTGTGCGAACAACTGGCCCAATTCGATTATCTGTACCTCAGCGGCATCAGCGTGGCGATCCTCGATTCGGCCAGCCGCAGCAAGCTGCTGGCATTGCTAAGACAGTGTCGCGCTAACGGCGGCAAGGTGATTTTCGATAACAACTATCGGCCGCGCCTGTGGCAAAGCCGGGAAGAAACCCAGCAGGTTTACCGCGAAGTGCTGGCCTGCACCGACATTGCCTTCCTGACCCTGGATGACGAAGATCTGCTATGGGGCAAACTGCCGCTGGAACAGGTGGTGCAGCGCACTCAGCAGCTCGGGGTAACGGAGATAGTGATTAAACGCGGCGCGGATAGCTGCCTGGTGTTCAGCGCCGAAGGCAGCGAATTTGAGATCCCGGCAGTGCGCCTGCCAAAAGAAAAGGTGGTGGATACCACTGCGGCAGGCGATTCCTTCAGCGCCGGTTATTTGGCAGTGCGTTTAACCGGTGGTGATGCCGTGCAGGCGGCGCAGCGCGGTCATCTGACCGCCAGCACGGTAATCCAGCACCACGGAGCCATTATTCCACTTGCTGCTATGCCGCAATAA
- the ilvG gene encoding Acetolactate synthase isozyme 2 large subunit encodes MNGAQWVVQALRAQGVDTVFGYPGGAIMPVYDALYDGGVEHLLCRHEQGAAMAAIGYARSTGKVGVCIATSGPGATNLITGLADALLDSVPLVAITGQVGSALIGTDAFQEIDVLGLSLACTKHSFLVESLDALPGIMAEAFAIASSGRPGPVLIDIPKDIQLAHGELHPHLMPVEEELHYPAAELAQAAELLSQAHKPMLYVGGGVGMAQAVPALREFIAVTQMPNVATLKGLGAPDAEQPYYLGMLGMHGTKAANLAVQECDLLIAVGARFDDRVTGKLNAFAPHAKVIHMDIDPAEMSKLRQAHVALQGDLKALLPALQQPLKIAAWQQRVVELKETHTWRYDHPGQPIYAPLLLKQLSERKPANSVITTDVGQHQMWTAQHMTFERPENFITSSGLGTMGFGVPAAVGAQMARPEDTVVCVSGDGSFMMNVQELGTIKRKQLPLKIVLLDNQRLGMVRQWQQLFFDGRYSETNLSDNPDFLMLANAFGIPGQRITRKDQVAGALDALFNSEGPYMLHVSIDELENVWPLVPPGAGNETMLEKIS; translated from the coding sequence ATGAACGGGGCTCAGTGGGTAGTACAAGCATTGCGTGCACAGGGAGTTGATACGGTTTTCGGCTACCCGGGTGGCGCAATCATGCCGGTCTACGATGCATTGTATGACGGTGGGGTGGAACACCTGCTGTGCCGCCACGAGCAAGGCGCCGCGATGGCTGCCATTGGTTATGCCCGTTCAACCGGTAAGGTCGGCGTTTGTATCGCCACTTCCGGCCCCGGTGCCACCAACCTGATCACCGGCCTGGCCGATGCGCTGCTGGATTCTGTTCCGCTGGTAGCGATCACCGGTCAGGTAGGCTCCGCACTGATTGGCACCGATGCCTTTCAGGAGATCGATGTCCTCGGCCTGTCGCTGGCCTGCACCAAACACAGCTTCCTGGTGGAATCACTGGATGCGCTGCCGGGCATCATGGCGGAAGCCTTCGCCATCGCCAGCAGCGGTCGTCCTGGCCCGGTGCTGATCGATATCCCGAAAGACATCCAACTGGCACACGGCGAATTACACCCGCACCTAATGCCGGTAGAGGAAGAACTGCACTACCCGGCAGCGGAGCTGGCGCAGGCCGCCGAATTGCTGTCGCAGGCGCACAAGCCGATGCTGTACGTCGGCGGCGGTGTTGGCATGGCGCAGGCGGTACCGGCGCTGCGAGAGTTCATCGCGGTGACCCAAATGCCCAACGTTGCCACGCTGAAAGGGCTGGGCGCACCGGACGCTGAGCAGCCGTACTACCTCGGTATGCTGGGAATGCACGGCACCAAGGCCGCCAATCTGGCGGTGCAGGAGTGCGATTTGTTGATTGCCGTTGGCGCGCGTTTTGACGATCGCGTAACCGGTAAACTGAATGCTTTCGCCCCGCATGCCAAGGTGATCCACATGGATATCGACCCGGCGGAAATGAGCAAGTTGCGCCAGGCGCACGTGGCGCTGCAGGGCGATTTGAAAGCCTTGTTACCGGCGTTGCAGCAGCCGTTGAAGATCGCCGCCTGGCAGCAGCGAGTGGTTGAACTGAAAGAAACCCATACCTGGCGTTATGACCATCCAGGCCAGCCGATCTACGCGCCGCTGTTGTTGAAGCAGCTGTCCGAGCGCAAGCCGGCCAACAGCGTAATCACCACCGACGTGGGCCAGCACCAGATGTGGACCGCGCAGCACATGACCTTTGAACGCCCGGAGAATTTCATCACCTCCAGCGGTTTGGGCACCATGGGTTTTGGTGTGCCGGCCGCGGTTGGCGCCCAGATGGCCCGCCCGGAGGATACGGTGGTCTGCGTATCGGGCGACGGTTCTTTCATGATGAACGTGCAGGAGCTGGGCACCATCAAACGCAAACAGTTACCGCTGAAAATCGTTTTGCTGGATAACCAGCGTTTGGGGATGGTTCGTCAGTGGCAGCAGCTGTTTTTTGACGGACGTTACAGCGAAACCAATCTCTCCGATAACCCCGATTTCCTGATGTTGGCCAATGCCTTTGGCATTCCCGGCCAGCGAATTACCCGTAAAGACCAGGTAGCAGGCGCGCTCGACGCCTTATTCAACAGCGAAGGGCCTTACATGCTGCACGTGTCGATCGATGAGCTTGAAAACGTCTGGCCGCTGGTGCCGCCGGGTGCCGGTAACGAAACCATGTTGGAGAAAATATCATGA
- the ilvD_2 gene encoding Dihydroxy-acid dehydratase: protein MPKYRSATTTHGRNMAGARALWRATGMTDDDFGKPIIAVVNSFTQFVPGHVHLRDLGKLVAEQIEASGGVAKEFNTIAVDDGIAMGHGGMLYSLPSRELIADSVEYMVNAHCADAMVCISNCDKITPGMLMASLRLNIPVIFVSGGPMEAGKTKLSDKIIKLDLIDAMIQGANPNVSDADSAQIERSACPTCGSCSGMFTANSMNCLTEALGLSQPGNGSLLATHADRKDLFLNAGKRIVALTKRYYEQDDESALPRSIANKAAFENAMTLDIAMGGSTNTVLHLLAAAQEGEIDFTMEDIDRLSRKVPHLCKVAPSTQKYHMEDVHRAGGVLAILGELDRAGLMNRDVDNILGLKLTETLNQYDIMLTQDEAVKKMFRAGPAGIRTTQAFSQDCRWDTLDDDRAEGCIRSLENAFSLEGGLAVLYGNMALDGSIVKTAGVDKDNLTFRGPAKVYESQDTAVEAILGGKVVAGDVVVIRYEGPKGGPGMQEMLYPTTYLKSMGLGKACALITDGRFSGGTSGLSIGHVSPEAGSGGLIALIEDGDMIDIDIPKRSMVLDVSDSELAARREVELARGDRAWTPKNRERQVSFALRAYATLATSADKGAVRDKSKLGG from the coding sequence ATGCCTAAGTACCGTTCCGCCACCACCACCCACGGCCGCAACATGGCGGGTGCCCGCGCATTATGGCGCGCGACCGGAATGACCGACGACGATTTTGGCAAACCCATTATTGCGGTGGTCAACTCATTTACCCAGTTCGTTCCGGGCCATGTGCACCTGCGTGATTTGGGCAAACTGGTTGCAGAACAGATCGAGGCCTCAGGCGGCGTCGCCAAAGAGTTCAACACCATTGCGGTGGATGACGGTATCGCCATGGGCCACGGCGGCATGCTCTATTCCCTGCCGTCGCGCGAATTGATCGCCGACTCGGTTGAATACATGGTGAATGCCCACTGCGCGGATGCGATGGTGTGTATCTCCAACTGCGACAAGATCACCCCAGGGATGCTGATGGCGTCACTGCGCCTGAATATTCCGGTGATTTTCGTTTCCGGCGGCCCGATGGAAGCCGGCAAAACCAAGCTTTCCGACAAGATCATCAAGCTGGATCTGATCGACGCCATGATCCAGGGCGCCAACCCGAACGTCAGCGATGCCGACAGCGCGCAGATCGAACGTTCCGCCTGTCCAACCTGCGGCTCCTGTTCCGGTATGTTCACCGCCAACTCGATGAACTGCCTGACCGAAGCCCTGGGCCTGTCCCAACCGGGCAACGGCTCGCTGCTGGCGACCCACGCTGACCGTAAGGATCTGTTCCTCAACGCCGGTAAACGCATCGTTGCGCTGACCAAGCGCTACTACGAGCAGGACGACGAAAGCGCACTGCCACGCAGCATCGCCAACAAGGCCGCATTCGAAAACGCCATGACGCTGGACATCGCCATGGGCGGTTCGACCAATACCGTGTTGCACCTGTTGGCGGCGGCTCAGGAAGGTGAAATTGATTTCACCATGGAAGATATCGATCGTCTGTCGCGCAAGGTACCGCACCTGTGCAAAGTGGCGCCAAGCACTCAGAAATACCATATGGAAGACGTACACCGTGCCGGTGGCGTACTGGCGATTCTGGGGGAGCTGGATCGTGCGGGTCTGATGAATCGCGACGTCGATAACATCCTGGGCCTGAAGCTGACGGAAACGCTGAACCAGTACGACATCATGCTGACTCAGGACGAAGCGGTGAAGAAAATGTTCCGCGCCGGTCCAGCGGGTATCCGTACCACCCAGGCGTTCTCGCAGGATTGCCGCTGGGACACGCTGGACGATGACCGCGCAGAAGGCTGTATCCGTTCGCTGGAAAATGCCTTCAGCCTGGAAGGTGGCCTGGCCGTGTTGTACGGCAACATGGCACTGGACGGCAGCATTGTGAAAACCGCCGGTGTCGACAAGGACAACCTGACCTTCCGTGGCCCGGCCAAAGTGTATGAAAGTCAGGACACCGCGGTAGAAGCGATCCTCGGCGGCAAAGTGGTTGCCGGCGACGTCGTGGTGATCCGCTATGAAGGGCCGAAGGGTGGGCCGGGCATGCAGGAAATGCTCTATCCAACCACCTATCTGAAATCCATGGGCCTGGGTAAGGCCTGTGCGCTGATCACCGACGGTCGTTTCTCTGGCGGGACTTCGGGTCTGTCTATCGGCCACGTATCTCCGGAAGCGGGCAGCGGCGGTCTGATTGCGCTGATCGAAGACGGCGACATGATCGACATCGATATTCCAAAACGCAGCATGGTGCTGGATGTCAGCGACAGCGAACTGGCGGCACGCCGCGAAGTTGAACTGGCACGTGGCGATCGGGCCTGGACACCGAAAAACCGTGAGCGCCAGGTTTCCTTCGCTCTGCGCGCCTACGCCACACTGGCGACCAGCGCGGACAAAGGCGCTGTACGCGACAAGAGCAAGCTGGGAGGCTAA
- the ilvM gene encoding Acetolactate synthase isozyme 2 small subunit, producing the protein MMQHQLSIQARFRPEMLERVLRVVRHRGFQVCAMNMATAANTDKINIELTVASQRPVDLLSSQLSKLMDVSCVEIQQQTSQQIRA; encoded by the coding sequence ATGATGCAGCATCAACTCTCGATCCAGGCCCGTTTTCGCCCTGAAATGTTAGAGCGCGTATTGCGTGTCGTGCGTCATCGTGGCTTTCAGGTTTGTGCTATGAATATGGCAACGGCGGCAAATACCGACAAGATTAATATTGAATTGACCGTTGCCAGCCAGCGCCCGGTGGATCTACTGTCATCTCAGTTGAGCAAACTGATGGATGTCTCCTGCGTTGAGATCCAGCAACAAACATCACAACAAATACGCGCCTGA